The following are encoded in a window of Vicinamibacterales bacterium genomic DNA:
- the miaB gene encoding tRNA (N6-isopentenyl adenosine(37)-C2)-methylthiotransferase MiaB, translated as MKYLIETFGCQMNHHDSERMAGLLEQAGYDRTDDDRDADLIVINTCSVREKAEEKLYTRLGEIRVQGEETGVRPVVAVAGCVAQQEGERLLRKTNGGVIDVLVGTQSLKMLPVLVQDARSASSGPGSPAAARVDLDPHDDVSFPLGIARRTEPHKAYVTIIEGCNEFCAFCVVPYTRGHERMRSVRDIVAEVRQAADTGAKEVQLLGQIVNHYQAPDEACDFAELLARVHDVAGIERIRFASPHPRHVTTRMVEAMRDLPKVCRHLHLPVQSGSTRVLATMRRRYTRQEYLDLVISLRAAIPDLALSTDMIVGFPGETDADFEDTLTLTAAVRYHSMFSFKYSPRPNTLALKRMPDEVTEEEKTRRIVALQSLQKQIQGALFEASVGRVEPVLVDAKSRRRDWELSGRTPGNTVVNFPGEPSWVGRIVPVRITGANPNSLKGNPEAMSASLGAGRYAN; from the coding sequence ATGAAGTACCTCATCGAGACATTCGGCTGTCAGATGAACCACCATGATTCCGAGCGGATGGCCGGCCTGCTCGAACAGGCGGGCTACGATCGGACAGACGACGACCGAGACGCCGATCTGATCGTCATCAACACCTGCAGCGTCAGGGAAAAGGCGGAGGAGAAGCTCTACACGCGGCTCGGCGAGATTCGCGTTCAGGGAGAGGAAACCGGCGTGCGGCCGGTGGTAGCGGTGGCGGGTTGTGTCGCGCAGCAGGAAGGGGAGCGGCTCCTCCGCAAGACGAATGGCGGCGTGATCGACGTGCTCGTCGGCACCCAGTCGCTGAAAATGCTTCCGGTGCTGGTGCAGGACGCGAGATCCGCGTCCTCCGGCCCCGGTTCGCCCGCGGCGGCGCGCGTCGATCTCGATCCGCACGACGACGTGTCGTTTCCCTTGGGGATCGCGAGACGAACGGAGCCGCACAAGGCCTACGTCACGATCATCGAGGGCTGCAACGAGTTCTGCGCGTTCTGCGTCGTCCCGTACACGCGCGGCCACGAACGGATGCGCTCGGTCCGCGACATCGTGGCGGAAGTCCGGCAGGCCGCCGACACCGGCGCCAAGGAGGTGCAGCTCCTCGGGCAGATCGTCAATCACTACCAGGCGCCCGACGAGGCGTGCGACTTCGCCGAACTGCTCGCGCGCGTACACGACGTCGCAGGCATCGAGCGGATCCGCTTCGCCAGTCCGCATCCGCGGCACGTCACGACCCGGATGGTGGAGGCGATGCGGGATCTCCCGAAGGTATGCCGGCACCTGCACCTGCCCGTTCAGAGCGGCTCGACCCGCGTCCTGGCGACGATGCGGCGGCGGTATACCCGCCAGGAGTATCTCGATCTGGTCATCAGCCTGCGAGCCGCCATCCCGGATCTTGCGCTGTCGACCGATATGATCGTCGGCTTCCCTGGCGAGACGGATGCCGATTTCGAGGACACGCTGACGCTGACTGCGGCGGTGCGGTATCACAGCATGTTCTCGTTCAAGTATTCTCCGCGGCCCAATACGCTTGCGCTGAAGCGGATGCCCGACGAAGTGACGGAGGAGGAGAAGACGCGGCGGATCGTCGCGTTGCAGTCGCTGCAGAAGCAAATCCAGGGGGCGCTGTTCGAGGCGTCGGTCGGCAGGGTGGAACCGGTCCTCGTCGACGCGAAGAGCCGGCGGCGCGACTGGGAATTGTCGGGCCGGACCCCGGGCAACACGGTGGTGAATTTCCCTGGTGAACCATCCTGGGTGGGCCGCATCGTGCCGGTCCGGATCACCGGCGCCAATCCGAACAGTCTCAAGGGGAACCCGGAAGCCATGAGTGCGAGCCTCGGAGCGGGGCGTTATGCAAATTGA